A window of Ignavibacteriota bacterium contains these coding sequences:
- a CDS encoding SpoIIE family protein phosphatase codes for MKNPFDRLSPRQIRILYTVFALGVLATCSINFADVMVLKVRTNDQCAWLPIEDRPGRLLITDIVPDGVADRAGLRNGDWLLAIDGVPVMSVRDPNMLINRHAPGEYATYRVERDGRTFETKIEIIKLIEFPYIGFFLLGLGFLVVGLFVVYLKPEGRLQRQFGRYGILSMLYFGLVNVSPDPAVDPRWKIFLLGYGFMLSRVLAPPVFVHFFLRFPIRRRIADRKWLLPLLYAGALLCSAPLLYQVFSGSMVPYRLVGYGLTALNGFYIAGLVIFAHSYFRHIPKEERPPLRPIVQAVLIGVAAVMYLLILSTLHPFAAYFNPELLIPVVLMAGVPPAFGYAIIRSRLMDVGFVVKRSIIYGIITAAIAGVYVLVVFGFGSIVGFIIGREENQILAVVAFLVIAFLFDPVKRRVQEWVDRIFYQERYNYQRALLEFSSELPSMINLEQILELIVSRISSTMHIEKVAVVICEDSTGCGIVTRGFAEDALPAEKKDSGLPAHFLATRAAQSFALRAEELEALALPAAEKRALVDAGVMLSVPLLIQQRLIGVIHVGAKKSGKLYSQEDADLLATVASQAAIAIENARLHLSEIEKQKMEHQLLLARRIQEGLLPKSRPRIDGLDISGISLPAQSVGGDYFDFIPVNGTQMLVAIGDVSGKGMPAALYMSKVQGMIQLAAQMHGSPREILTQVNRRMVEGMEKNSFITMILALFDPATRTVRICRAGHTLPLLAHNGEARYVDADGIGMGLEKGELFDSQLQELELRYEPGTVFVLYSDGLTEMMDASRQEFGEDRLRAHVRSASEIDAASLQDSIVAEAMRFKGEAVQHDDMTLVVVKTA; via the coding sequence ATGAAAAATCCGTTCGACAGACTGTCTCCGCGGCAGATACGAATTCTGTACACGGTTTTTGCACTCGGAGTGCTGGCGACGTGTTCCATCAATTTTGCCGACGTCATGGTGTTGAAGGTGCGGACCAACGACCAGTGCGCGTGGCTGCCGATCGAGGACCGGCCGGGCCGTCTTCTGATCACCGACATCGTGCCCGACGGAGTGGCCGACCGCGCGGGGCTGCGCAACGGCGACTGGCTGCTCGCCATCGACGGCGTGCCCGTGATGTCGGTGCGCGATCCGAACATGCTGATCAATCGTCACGCGCCGGGTGAGTACGCGACGTACAGGGTGGAGCGCGACGGCCGCACTTTCGAGACGAAGATCGAGATCATCAAACTCATCGAGTTTCCCTACATTGGTTTTTTCCTGCTCGGTCTCGGCTTTCTGGTCGTCGGCCTGTTCGTGGTCTATCTCAAACCCGAAGGACGGTTGCAGCGGCAGTTCGGCCGCTACGGCATTCTGTCGATGCTCTATTTCGGACTCGTGAACGTGAGTCCCGATCCTGCCGTGGATCCGCGCTGGAAAATTTTCCTGCTCGGCTATGGCTTTATGCTCTCGCGCGTGCTGGCGCCGCCGGTCTTTGTGCATTTTTTCCTGCGTTTCCCCATTCGCCGACGCATCGCCGACAGGAAGTGGCTGCTCCCGCTTCTCTACGCAGGCGCCCTGCTGTGCAGCGCGCCGCTGCTGTACCAGGTGTTTTCCGGCAGCATGGTTCCGTACCGGCTTGTCGGGTACGGATTGACGGCCCTGAACGGATTCTACATCGCGGGACTCGTGATATTCGCGCACAGCTACTTCCGGCACATCCCGAAAGAGGAGCGGCCGCCGTTGAGGCCCATCGTGCAGGCCGTGCTTATCGGTGTCGCGGCCGTGATGTACCTGCTCATCCTTTCGACGCTGCACCCTTTTGCCGCGTACTTTAATCCCGAGCTGTTGATCCCGGTCGTGCTGATGGCCGGTGTGCCTCCCGCGTTCGGGTACGCCATCATCCGATCACGATTGATGGACGTCGGTTTTGTCGTGAAACGCAGCATCATCTACGGCATCATCACGGCGGCCATCGCGGGTGTGTACGTGCTGGTGGTATTCGGCTTCGGCAGCATCGTCGGTTTTATCATCGGACGCGAGGAAAATCAGATTCTCGCCGTCGTCGCGTTTCTGGTGATCGCCTTTCTGTTCGATCCCGTGAAACGGCGTGTGCAGGAATGGGTGGACAGGATTTTCTATCAAGAGCGCTACAACTACCAGCGCGCACTGCTCGAATTCAGTAGCGAACTGCCGAGCATGATAAATCTCGAGCAGATACTTGAACTGATCGTCTCGCGCATCTCGTCGACCATGCACATCGAGAAGGTCGCCGTGGTGATCTGCGAAGACAGCACGGGGTGCGGAATTGTGACGCGCGGATTTGCCGAGGACGCCCTGCCCGCCGAAAAAAAGGACAGCGGTCTGCCCGCACATTTCCTTGCCACACGCGCCGCGCAGTCGTTTGCGCTGCGCGCCGAGGAACTCGAGGCGCTGGCGCTGCCCGCGGCCGAGAAACGGGCGCTGGTGGACGCCGGCGTCATGCTCAGCGTGCCTCTGCTGATACAGCAGCGACTGATAGGCGTGATACATGTCGGCGCAAAAAAATCCGGCAAGCTCTATTCGCAGGAGGACGCGGATCTGCTCGCCACTGTCGCGAGCCAGGCCGCCATCGCAATCGAGAACGCGCGCCTGCACCTGAGCGAGATCGAGAAGCAGAAGATGGAGCATCAGCTCCTGCTCGCGCGCCGCATACAGGAAGGGCTGCTGCCCAAGTCGCGTCCGCGTATCGACGGACTCGACATCAGCGGAATCTCGCTCCCCGCGCAGTCGGTCGGCGGCGACTATTTCGACTTCATCCCGGTGAACGGCACACAGATGCTTGTCGCGATCGGCGACGTCTCGGGCAAGGGGATGCCCGCGGCCCTGTACATGTCGAAGGTGCAGGGCATGATACAGCTCGCCGCGCAGATGCACGGTTCGCCTCGCGAAATCCTCACGCAGGTGAACAGGCGCATGGTCGAGGGCATGGAGAAAAATTCCTTCATCACCATGATCCTCGCCCTGTTCGATCCCGCCACACGCACGGTGCGGATTTGCCGCGCGGGACATACGCTGCCTCTGCTCGCGCACAACGGCGAGGCGCGCTACGTCGATGCCGACGGCATCGGCATGGGTCTCGAGAAGGGCGAGCTGTTCGACAGCCAATTGCAGGAACTGGAGCTGCGCTACGAACCGGGCACCGTGTTCGTGTTGTACAGCGACGGCCTGACCGAAATGATGGACGCGTCGAGGCAGGAATTCGGCGAGGACCGCCTCCGCGCACACGTACGGTCGGCGTCGGAGATCGACGCGGCATCCCTGCAGGATTCGATTGTGGCCGAGGCGATGCGCTTCAAAGGCGAGGCGGTGCAGCACGACGACATGACATTGGTAGTGGTGAAGACCGCCTGA
- a CDS encoding DUF2334 domain-containing protein: MTHKLALLLLCLFIPALLHAAPARTVLIVYEGADQTSNYAKGDARQLGALLGHFDTRITITAGADYKPGAMQAYDAVFWLGFTLRCEAPEAFLRDAAARTRTLVWLHTGMIAYNRVVPSPSRYGFMPVAVDTSTGYSVVRRGNQTFTKEEPNITVCRVTDPSRCSVLATASGRGSTIPYILRSGAFWYVADSPFASATETDRYLLFADILHDILGQPHATSHRALLRIEDVHPLEDPDRLRAVADILAAEHVPFIVSVVPFFVDPGQGLRVSISDKPDFADALRYMVRNGGTIAMHGSTHQYKGVTAADYEFWDDAKNAPIRGETVDGHRKKILLGLEEFVRNGFYPVLWETPHYTGSLKTYEAVASIFSTAMEQRLAIDNEDYSQFFPYLIQRDLFGQRILPENLGFIPFDPDSAGVSSANVDRVLRGADAHLAVRDGWASCFYHSFVPLENLQRLVRGVKQRGYTYVDVKDMNALVSMGDKAILTGRGTATVQLHDQFLREYYIARDGKIARTIVQPKRSSGAVSRRIQTRDGETYVATPTEIRAREQGFFESIERAARDLVEYVFPPRTTRDEARAAIVWDTAATGGALRDQQSFANALGAIGVPFDTLHARAEFSLARHNLVVVPYGCVDAMRDREFSRIVEWVRAGGRCITDGRTEFSKELGIVFTGAVLRVEKVRDRLFPEEQIDWQTPETFAKFELGDDDDVLAQDEVSEAPLVISRPFGDGRILYFGCRFDPNSGMGYSRFPFLAQYMHRSLELMPVLRRDALEVFFDPGYRNTISAEDLVKQWVAAGVRAVHAAGWHEYPKYTYDYAKLVDLCHDNGILVYAWLEPPQISHKFWLEHPEWREKNAAGKDARPSWRYPIALTDPRCLDAMLRSYETLLHRVDFDGVNFAELYFESGPRGVADPESFTPMHPSARLEFRTLHGFDPALLLNPASPYFWKKNPGALKKFEDYRVDVMVRVHERLLELAAKLRVSRSGFDVVLTVHDNLGSPELRSTQGVDIERILALHAKYPFTLNVQDPLSRWSEDPSRYEEIGRRYRALLGRDVALDLNILSFRSPETPTMFPTLLQTGTEAFHLISIASRSADRVILYSESSVNPQDVPYLANAAASPARLTRLPSGYRIESPVETTLLLGRNRRIVLMDGKVRTAAHDGRLLVPAGRHEIVTEEEGNTLFSSDLLHASLLSFTGTLLSIDEGERSVEFLYSARGRCYASLNKSPVDLFVDGRSTPFEVRKGSGRFTIVLPPGDHTVRIVTQSTVAWGVDLTSIWSSSLIVVFGALAVCVMAVFYFIVRYTRRRGASAVPRGV; this comes from the coding sequence ATGACACACAAATTGGCGCTGCTTCTGCTCTGCCTTTTTATCCCGGCGCTGCTGCACGCCGCGCCGGCCCGTACAGTATTGATCGTGTACGAGGGGGCCGACCAGACGAGCAACTATGCCAAGGGTGACGCGCGTCAGCTCGGCGCGCTGCTCGGGCATTTCGACACACGCATCACGATCACGGCGGGAGCCGATTACAAGCCTGGCGCGATGCAAGCCTACGATGCCGTGTTTTGGCTCGGCTTTACACTCCGCTGCGAAGCGCCCGAGGCGTTTCTGCGCGACGCGGCCGCGCGCACACGCACCCTCGTCTGGCTGCACACGGGGATGATCGCGTACAATCGTGTTGTGCCCAGTCCGTCGCGTTACGGCTTCATGCCGGTCGCAGTCGATACGTCCACCGGCTACTCGGTGGTGCGGCGGGGGAATCAGACCTTCACCAAGGAGGAACCTAACATCACCGTGTGCCGTGTCACCGATCCATCGCGCTGCAGCGTGCTTGCGACGGCCTCGGGACGTGGAAGCACGATTCCGTACATACTGCGCAGCGGCGCTTTCTGGTATGTCGCCGATTCGCCCTTTGCATCGGCGACGGAGACCGACCGCTATCTCCTCTTCGCGGACATCCTTCACGACATTCTCGGGCAGCCGCACGCGACATCACACCGCGCGCTGCTGCGCATTGAGGACGTGCATCCCCTCGAGGATCCGGACCGCCTCCGCGCAGTGGCCGACATCCTGGCGGCCGAACACGTGCCGTTTATCGTGTCGGTGGTTCCATTCTTCGTGGACCCCGGCCAGGGTTTGCGTGTGTCCATTTCCGACAAGCCCGACTTTGCCGATGCGCTACGGTACATGGTGCGCAACGGCGGCACCATCGCGATGCACGGCAGCACGCATCAATACAAGGGAGTGACGGCCGCCGATTATGAATTCTGGGACGACGCAAAAAACGCCCCCATACGGGGCGAGACGGTGGACGGTCATCGCAAGAAAATTCTGCTGGGACTCGAGGAGTTCGTGCGGAACGGGTTCTATCCCGTCTTATGGGAAACCCCGCATTACACCGGATCGCTGAAAACCTACGAGGCCGTGGCGTCGATCTTCAGCACGGCGATGGAGCAGCGGCTCGCGATCGACAACGAGGACTACAGCCAATTCTTCCCGTATCTCATACAGCGGGATCTCTTCGGCCAGCGCATTCTGCCCGAGAACCTGGGCTTCATCCCCTTTGATCCCGATTCGGCGGGCGTCTCGTCGGCCAATGTCGACAGGGTGTTGCGTGGTGCCGACGCCCATCTCGCGGTGCGCGACGGCTGGGCCTCGTGTTTCTATCATTCCTTCGTGCCGCTCGAAAATCTGCAGCGGCTTGTCCGCGGCGTCAAACAGCGCGGCTACACCTATGTGGACGTCAAGGACATGAACGCCCTCGTCTCGATGGGCGACAAGGCCATCCTCACCGGCAGGGGCACGGCCACCGTGCAATTGCACGATCAATTTCTGCGCGAGTATTACATCGCCCGCGACGGGAAAATCGCGCGCACGATAGTGCAGCCGAAGCGGAGCAGCGGCGCCGTGTCGCGCCGCATTCAGACGCGCGACGGCGAAACCTATGTCGCCACACCGACGGAGATCCGCGCGCGTGAGCAGGGCTTTTTCGAGTCCATCGAGCGCGCCGCGCGCGACCTGGTCGAGTACGTCTTCCCCCCGCGCACGACGCGGGACGAGGCGCGCGCCGCCATCGTGTGGGACACCGCGGCCACCGGGGGAGCGTTGCGCGATCAACAGAGTTTTGCGAACGCTCTCGGTGCGATTGGCGTGCCCTTCGACACATTACATGCGCGCGCGGAGTTTTCCCTCGCGCGGCACAATCTTGTCGTCGTGCCCTATGGCTGCGTCGATGCAATGCGGGATCGCGAATTCAGCCGCATCGTCGAATGGGTGCGTGCAGGGGGCCGGTGCATCACCGACGGGCGCACGGAATTCAGCAAGGAACTCGGCATCGTGTTTACCGGCGCCGTGTTGCGCGTGGAAAAAGTGCGCGATCGCCTCTTCCCCGAAGAGCAGATCGACTGGCAGACGCCCGAGACCTTCGCGAAGTTCGAACTGGGAGACGACGACGACGTGCTGGCGCAAGACGAGGTGTCGGAAGCGCCGCTTGTCATCAGCAGGCCCTTCGGCGACGGGCGCATCCTGTATTTCGGATGCCGCTTCGATCCCAACAGCGGCATGGGGTACAGCCGCTTCCCCTTCCTCGCGCAGTACATGCACAGGTCGTTGGAACTCATGCCCGTGCTGCGCCGGGACGCGCTCGAGGTGTTCTTCGATCCGGGGTACCGGAACACGATAAGCGCGGAGGACCTCGTGAAGCAATGGGTGGCGGCGGGCGTGCGCGCGGTACACGCGGCCGGCTGGCACGAGTATCCGAAATACACGTACGACTACGCAAAACTCGTGGACCTGTGCCACGACAACGGCATTCTCGTGTACGCCTGGCTCGAGCCGCCGCAGATCAGCCACAAATTCTGGCTCGAGCATCCGGAATGGCGCGAAAAAAACGCGGCGGGCAAGGACGCGCGGCCCTCGTGGCGCTATCCGATTGCACTCACCGATCCACGCTGCCTCGACGCGATGCTGCGCTCGTACGAAACGCTGCTGCACCGGGTGGATTTCGACGGCGTGAATTTTGCCGAGTTGTATTTCGAATCGGGTCCGCGCGGCGTCGCGGATCCCGAGTCGTTTACACCCATGCATCCCTCCGCGCGGCTCGAATTCCGCACGTTGCACGGTTTTGATCCGGCGCTTCTTCTGAATCCGGCGAGCCCGTATTTCTGGAAAAAAAATCCGGGCGCCCTCAAGAAGTTCGAGGACTACCGCGTCGATGTCATGGTGCGTGTACATGAACGCCTGCTCGAGCTGGCCGCGAAACTGCGCGTCTCGCGCAGCGGTTTCGATGTTGTGCTGACGGTGCACGACAATCTCGGTTCGCCGGAGCTGCGGAGTACGCAGGGTGTGGACATCGAACGCATCCTGGCGTTGCATGCGAAATATCCGTTCACGTTGAATGTGCAGGACCCGCTCTCGCGCTGGTCGGAGGATCCTTCCCGCTACGAAGAGATCGGACGCCGCTATCGCGCATTGCTCGGCAGGGATGTCGCGCTCGATCTCAACATCCTGTCGTTCCGGTCGCCAGAGACACCCACGATGTTCCCCACGCTGCTGCAGACGGGCACCGAGGCGTTTCATCTCATCTCCATCGCAAGCCGCAGCGCCGACCGGGTCATACTCTACTCGGAATCCAGCGTGAATCCGCAGGACGTGCCCTATCTCGCGAATGCCGCCGCGAGTCCGGCCCGCCTGACGCGCCTGCCCTCCGGATACAGAATCGAGTCGCCTGTCGAAACCACGCTTCTGCTGGGGCGGAACCGCCGCATCGTGCTGATGGACGGCAAGGTGCGCACCGCCGCGCACGACGGCCGGCTGCTTGTGCCTGCAGGCAGACACGAAATTGTCACAGAAGAAGAGGGAAATACCCTCTTTTCCTCCGACCTGCTTCACGCGTCGCTCCTGTCGTTCACGGGCACGCTGCTCTCGATCGACGAGGGCGAGCGCAGCGTCGAGTTCCTCTACAGCGCGCGCGGACGGTGTTATGCCTCGCTGAACAAGTCGCCGGTGGATCTGTTCGTCGACGGTCGTTCCACGCCGTTCGAGGTGCGCAAGGGCAGCGGACGGTTCACCATCGTGTTGCCTCCGGGTGACCATACCGTCCGCATCGTGACGCAGAGCACCGTCGCATGGGGTGTGGACCTGACCAGCATCTGGTCGTCGTCACTCATCGTCGTGTTCGGCGCACTGGCCGTCTGTGTGATGGCCGTCTTTTACTTCATCGTTCGATACACGCGGCGCCGCGGCGCATCCGCCGTGCCACGAGGGGTGTGA
- a CDS encoding glycosyltransferase family 2 protein, with the protein MFESVLDLDLSILFLVAVILIWFMIGYQLVLTLAGFFHYIRSRKEQRDVDAQSFDYPAVSILIPAHNEDVVIADTLDAMLALAYPADKLEIIVINDGSTDRTGEIVAEYAARDARVVPFTVPAGQGGKGKSRALNLALRVAKHDVIAIYDADNTPEPDALRYLVAQLLLHPELGAVLGKFRTVNKRRNLLTRFINIETLSFQSILQAGRWQMLEIATLPGTNFVVRRAVIERLKGWDEDAITEDSELSIRMYLEGWKIKFIPYSVTWEQEPESWAVWMRQRTRWVQGNNYVARKFFKQRSSIRSRKLRLEIAYSLALYYVFFIAILVSDALFILAATNTVAITLPGPYSLVWGVAVVLFFAEILLALSYDGEDSFSATFVIGLMYLTYCQLWIIVVMRAFYLDKIKRRKHTWAKTVRFTPAPRGGGK; encoded by the coding sequence ATGTTCGAATCCGTTCTCGACCTCGATCTGAGCATTCTCTTCCTTGTGGCGGTGATCCTGATCTGGTTCATGATCGGGTATCAGCTCGTGTTGACACTCGCCGGATTTTTCCATTACATCCGCTCGCGCAAGGAGCAACGCGACGTCGACGCGCAGTCGTTCGACTATCCCGCCGTCTCCATTCTCATCCCTGCGCACAACGAGGACGTGGTGATCGCCGACACGCTCGATGCGATGCTGGCGCTGGCCTATCCCGCCGACAAGCTCGAAATCATCGTCATCAACGACGGCTCGACCGACCGGACCGGCGAGATTGTGGCCGAGTACGCCGCGCGAGACGCGCGCGTCGTTCCCTTCACCGTGCCCGCGGGGCAGGGCGGCAAGGGCAAATCGCGCGCGCTGAATCTGGCGCTGCGCGTGGCGAAACACGACGTCATCGCAATCTACGATGCCGACAACACGCCGGAACCCGACGCGCTCCGTTATCTCGTCGCGCAGCTCCTTCTGCATCCGGAACTCGGCGCGGTGCTCGGCAAATTCCGCACCGTGAACAAACGGCGGAATCTGCTGACACGATTCATCAACATCGAGACGCTGAGCTTCCAGTCGATACTGCAGGCGGGGCGCTGGCAGATGCTCGAGATTGCGACTCTGCCCGGAACAAATTTTGTGGTTCGGCGCGCCGTGATCGAGCGCCTGAAAGGGTGGGACGAGGACGCCATCACCGAGGATTCGGAACTCAGTATCCGTATGTACCTCGAGGGGTGGAAGATCAAGTTCATCCCGTACAGCGTGACCTGGGAGCAGGAACCGGAGAGCTGGGCAGTATGGATGCGGCAGCGTACACGCTGGGTGCAGGGCAACAACTACGTCGCGCGGAAGTTCTTCAAACAGCGCTCCTCGATCCGCAGCCGGAAGCTGCGACTCGAAATCGCCTACTCGCTCGCGCTCTACTACGTCTTCTTCATCGCCATACTCGTGTCGGACGCGCTGTTCATTCTCGCCGCAACCAACACCGTGGCAATCACCCTGCCCGGACCCTACTCGCTGGTCTGGGGCGTGGCCGTGGTGCTCTTTTTTGCGGAGATACTGCTGGCCCTGTCTTACGATGGCGAGGATTCCTTCAGTGCCACGTTCGTCATCGGGCTGATGTATCTGACGTACTGTCAGCTTTGGATCATCGTGGTGATGCGCGCGTTCTATCTCGACAAAATCAAAAGGCGGAAACACACGTGGGCGAAAACGGTCCGCTTCACCCCGGCACCGCGCGGAGGTGGCAAATGA